A region from the Triticum aestivum cultivar Chinese Spring chromosome 3D, IWGSC CS RefSeq v2.1, whole genome shotgun sequence genome encodes:
- the LOC123080348 gene encoding disease resistance protein RPP13 has protein sequence MAETAITTVLAKVAELVAWEAAVLLEVGDDVRLLRDKLEWLHTFIRDADRRRRLRDDEFVAVWVRQTRDVAFEAEDALDDFLHRAGRRRRRRGPAPPLPGTGARCSGWRWSWRRWRPRCAGLQVALRHDLSARVRQIRKRLDEISANRAAYHIEHAPSPAWAASSATTLAAWDDLEEYTVGFGKYSDMLKEQLLDIDTVPGRALVSIVGESSIGKTTLARKVYQSPEVRNHFAIRTWTVLPPNSRPADVLRDIHRQATSQLRRSPSNGQNAEDGGCDAKGGKDISNSLFRNMTGRRYLVVVDGSIAVADWNSLRASLPDEGNGSRVVLVTDAAGLEVVGYAGGPTYDPIELTRLSPENTYELFRRRVFGLRGDCPGRYKSRYYQDVFRITRGLPLSVVVLAGVLRSKELPAEWDQVMAQLLAAKDQPQHCKSGSGGARRIMSLAFDDLPHHLKSCFLYFAAMPESAPVDAARLVRLWVAEGFVRPRRGSTMEEVGQGYLKELISRCMVQLVDKDEFGTVTAVVVHDRLHAFAQEEAQDACFVESHDSTDVLAPATVRRLAVQNTTDRHVHLGNALPKLRTIVCDFANGGAAKPSVCIHSTDLGFLHASKFLRVIDIHGLELKKLPDELGSMIHIRYLGLQCGQLERLPSTISKLVNLQSLILKGRSGGVLGVTAAFWTIPTLRHVVAPFALPRCLGDLYSLQTLHGVQPRGWDTRAVAGNPLGRATNLRSLELSGLTAANAGALVTALESLDLLVHLVLQGESLPPAVFTVASLRRLQSLRLVGAMEEEEEDAGDEVAVRYIRPNLTRLSMWGTMVGQGFVDMLGELPSLAELTLMWGAYEGERLEFGDGAFRSLQKLRLGLPDLEEWAVSAGSMAALARLTLLRCAKMEMLPEALGGMKELEEVVLYSMPKMVGRIKEDGGLDHHKIKHVPVIQTIW, from the exons ATGGCGGAGACGGCGATCACGACGGTGCTGGCGAAGGTGGCGGAGCTGGTGGcgtgggaggcggcggtgctgctgGAGGTGGGCGACGACGTGCGCCTGCTCCGCGACAAGCTCGAGTGGCTGCACACCTTCATCCGCGACGCCGACCGCAGGCGCCGCCTCCGCGACGACGAGTTCGTCGCCGTCTGGGTGCGCCAGACCCGCGACGTCGCCTTCGAGGCCGAGGACGCGCTGGACGACTTCCTCCACCGCGCCGGGCGACGCCGGAGGCGCCGCGGCCCGGCCCCGCCGCTCCCCGGCACGGGGGCGCGCTGCTCCGGGTGGCGCTGGAGCTGGCGCCGCTGGCGGCCGCGCTGCGCGGGGCTGCAGGTCGCGCTCCGCCACGACCTCTCGGCGCGCGTCCGCCAGATCAGGAAGCGGCTCGACGAGATCTCCGCCAACCGCGCCGCCTACCACATCGAGCACGCGCCCTCGCCCGCCTGGGCCGCCTCCTCCGCCACCACCCTCGCCGCCTG GGACGATCTGGAAGAGTACACTGTCGGCTTCGGCAAGTACAGCGACATGCTCAAGGAGCAGCTCCTCGACATCGACACCGTCCCCGGCCGCGCCCTCGTCTCCATCGTCGGCGAGAGCAGCATCGGCAAGACCACGCTCGCGCGCAAGGTCTACCAGAGCCCGGAGGTCCGCAACCACTTCGCCATACGCACCTGGACCGTGCTCCCTCCCAACAGCCGCCCGGCCGACGTGCTCCGCGACATCCACCGGCAGGCCACCTCCCAACTCCGCCGCTCCCCGTCCAACGGCCAGAACGCGGAGGACGGCGGCTGCGACGCCAAGGGCGGCAAGGACATCAGCAACTCGCTGTTCCGGAACATGACCGGCAGGCGGTACCTCGTCGTCGTGGACGGCAGCATCGCGGTGGCCGACTGGAACAGCCTCCGTGCGTCGCTCCCCGACGAGGGCAACGGCAGCAGGGTGGTGCTGGTCACCGACGCGGCGGGGCTGGAGGTGGTGGGCTACGCCGGCGGGCCGACGTACGACCCCATCGAGCTCACGCGGCTTAGCCCGGAGAACACGTACGAGCTGTTCCGGCGCCGGGTGTTCGGCCTCCGCGGCGACTGCCCCGGCCGGTACAAGTCGAGGTACTACCAGGACGTGTTCCGGATCACCCGCGGCCTGCCGCTCTCCGTCGTCGTCCTCGCCGGCGTGCTCCGGTCCAAGGAGCTGCCTGCGGAGTGGGACCAGGTGATGGCGCAGCTGCTGGCGGCCAAGGACCAGCCGCAGCATTGCAAGAGCGGGAGCGGCGGTGCCCGGCGGATCATGTCGCTGGCGTTCGACGACCTGCCGCACCACCTCAAGTCGTGCTTCCTCTACTTCGCGGCGATGCCGGAGAGTGCCCCCGTGGACGCGGCGAGGCTGGTGCGGCTGTGGGTGGCCGAGGGGTTCGTGCGGCCGCGGCGCGGGAGCACCATGGAGGAGGTCGGGCAGGGTTACCTCAAGGAGCTCATCTCCCGGTGCATGGTGCAGCTGGTGGACAAGGACGAGTTCGGCACCGTGACGGCTGTGGTGGTGCACGACCGCCTCCACGCCTTCGCGCAGGAAGAGGCTCAGGACGCGTGCTTCGTCGAGAGCCACGACAGCACCGACGTGCTCGCCCCGGCCACCGTGCGCCGCCTCGCCGTCCAGAACACCACGGACAGGCACGTCCACCTCGGCAACGCGCTGCCCAAGCTCCGCACCATCGTGTGCGACTTCGCCAACGGCGGTGCCGCGAAGCCCAGCGTCTGCATCCACTCCACCGACCTGGGCTTCCTCCACGCGTCCAAGTTCCTCCGCGTCATCGACATCCATGGCCTCGAGCTCAAGAAGCTTCCGGACGAGCTCGGCTCGATGATCCACATAAGGTACCTGGGCCTCCAGTGCGGGCAGCTGGAGAGACTGCCGAGCACGATCAGCAAGCTGGTGAACCTGCAGTCGCTGATCCTCAAGGGCCGGAGCGGCGGCGTGCTGGGCGTGACCGCCGCGTTCTGGACGATCCCGACGCTGCGGCACGTGGTGGCGCCGTTCGCGCTGCCCAGGTGCCTGGGCGACCTGTACAGCCTCCAGACGCTCCACGGCGTGCAGCCGCGCGGCTGGGACACGCGCGCCGTCGCCGGCAACCCGCTGGGGAGGGCCACCAACCTCCGGTCGCTGGAGCTGAGCGGGCTGACGGCCGCGAACGCCGGCGCGCTGGTGACGGCGCTGGAGAGCCTGGACCTGCTGGTGCACCTGGTGCTGCAGGGCGAGTCGCTGCCGCCGGCCGTGTTCACCGTGGCGAGCCTGCGGCGGCTGCAGAGCCTGAGGCTGGTGggggccatggaggaggaggaggaggacgccggcGACGAGGTGGCGGTCCGGTACATCCGGCCGAACCTGACGCGGCTGTCGATGTGGGGCACGATGGTGGGGCAGGGGTTCGTGGACATGCTGGGGGAGCTGCCGAGCCTGGCGGAGCTGACGCTGATGTGGGGCGCGTACGAGGGCGAGCGGCTGGAGTTCGGCGACGGCGCGTTCCGGAGCCTGCAGAAGCTCAGGCTGGGGCTGCCGGACCTGGAGGAGTGGGCGGTGAGCGCGGGGTCGATGGCGGCGCTGGCCCGGCTGACGCTGCTGCGGTGCGCCAAGATGGAGATGCTCCCGGAGGCGCTGGGCGGGAtgaaggagctggaggaggtgGTGCTGTACAGCATGCCCAAGATGGTGGGGAGGATCAAGGAGGACGGCGGCCTGGACCACCACAAGATCAAGCATGTCCCCGTCATCCAGACCATCTGGTAG